One window of Spirochaetota bacterium genomic DNA carries:
- a CDS encoding alkaline ceramidase — protein sequence MIVPRSRWFTSLILSLLLAVVTAPGCFNAGEGKDVSADEGLDSPIKATFDASEVNPGQGVYLVGAGIYDITGPAAEVGMMGFADTAQKTEGIFTRLRARAYIIGDGAKRVVFVSGDLGMIFQSVKQGVTAKLQANSATAPYYNDKNVLLSAIHTHSGPGGFSHYFLYNVTTMGFIEQNYNAIVDGIYRAILRAHQNLAPGRIYISSGELDNASMNRSPVAYDNNPAAERAAYTANVDRTMTLLKLVDLQGAEIGMINWFAVHPTSVGPTNKLIGSDNKGLASYLFEKMKGTDYLAQKTFVASFAQANAGDVTPNLWGPADGVTDYAHCWTIAQRQLAKALELYNGAGTMLTGAVDYRHRYVDFSGLYVDDAGCVTCDAAMGASFAAGSTEDNLSPVDGMFDEGVTVDSAQWSENARNAFLTSFLPGIFAVAWPTTLDDDYKACHAEKPILIPTGRASFDGNPWTPPILPVQVLKIGNFAIVAQPTEITTMAGRRLRNTVLSGLSGSGVTHAVIAGLSNAYASYVTTREEYAKQHYEGAGVHFGPYTLKAYQQEFLKLATALRDGSAVDGGPTPDDLSGDQACFQTGVVFDDKPLFKNFGDVETQAAASYARGARARVVFWGGHPKNNLQIQGTYLTVEKQSGSSWVTVARDWDPETTYHWARDGVANSKIEITWDTTGAATGTYRIRHFGHYKNGWNGNIYAYTGTSRTFTVQ from the coding sequence ATGATTGTGCCACGCAGCCGCTGGTTCACGAGCCTCATCCTGTCGCTCCTTCTCGCCGTGGTCACCGCACCCGGGTGCTTCAACGCGGGTGAAGGCAAAGACGTATCGGCGGACGAAGGACTGGATTCGCCCATAAAAGCCACGTTCGATGCGAGCGAGGTCAATCCCGGCCAGGGAGTCTACCTGGTGGGCGCCGGCATCTACGACATCACCGGTCCCGCCGCAGAGGTGGGCATGATGGGCTTCGCCGATACCGCACAGAAGACCGAGGGTATCTTCACCAGGCTGCGCGCGCGCGCGTACATAATCGGGGACGGGGCTAAACGCGTCGTCTTCGTGAGCGGCGACCTGGGAATGATCTTCCAGTCCGTCAAGCAGGGAGTGACCGCGAAACTCCAGGCGAATTCGGCGACCGCTCCCTATTACAACGACAAGAACGTCCTCCTCTCCGCGATCCACACGCACAGCGGGCCGGGAGGCTTCTCCCACTATTTCCTGTACAATGTTACCACAATGGGATTCATAGAGCAGAACTACAACGCCATCGTGGACGGTATTTACCGCGCGATACTCAGGGCGCATCAGAACCTCGCCCCCGGCAGGATATATATCAGCAGCGGCGAGCTCGACAACGCGAGCATGAACCGCTCGCCCGTCGCTTATGACAACAACCCTGCCGCGGAGCGCGCCGCCTATACCGCGAACGTCGACCGGACCATGACGCTCCTGAAGCTCGTGGACTTGCAGGGCGCGGAGATCGGGATGATAAACTGGTTCGCGGTTCATCCCACCTCGGTGGGACCGACGAACAAGCTCATCGGGAGCGACAATAAGGGGCTCGCTTCCTACCTCTTCGAAAAGATGAAGGGGACCGACTATCTTGCGCAGAAAACCTTCGTGGCTTCCTTCGCCCAGGCAAACGCGGGCGACGTGACCCCCAACCTCTGGGGACCCGCCGACGGGGTGACCGATTACGCCCACTGCTGGACCATCGCGCAGCGGCAGCTCGCCAAGGCCCTGGAGCTCTATAACGGCGCAGGCACGATGCTCACCGGGGCCGTGGATTACCGGCACCGCTATGTCGATTTCTCCGGCCTGTACGTGGACGATGCGGGATGCGTGACCTGCGACGCGGCGATGGGCGCGTCCTTTGCCGCGGGAAGCACCGAGGACAACCTGTCGCCGGTCGACGGTATGTTCGACGAGGGCGTCACCGTGGACAGCGCGCAGTGGAGCGAGAACGCGCGCAACGCGTTCCTCACCAGCTTCCTGCCGGGGATATTCGCGGTCGCTTGGCCGACCACGCTCGACGACGATTACAAGGCCTGTCACGCGGAAAAGCCCATACTCATTCCCACCGGGCGCGCGAGCTTCGATGGCAATCCCTGGACGCCGCCGATACTCCCCGTGCAGGTGTTGAAGATCGGGAACTTCGCGATCGTCGCCCAGCCCACCGAGATCACGACCATGGCGGGCAGGCGCCTGCGGAACACCGTCCTTTCCGGGCTTTCGGGAAGCGGCGTAACGCATGCCGTCATCGCGGGGCTTTCGAACGCGTACGCCTCCTACGTGACGACGCGCGAGGAATACGCGAAGCAGCATTACGAGGGCGCGGGCGTGCATTTCGGCCCGTACACGCTCAAGGCTTACCAGCAGGAATTCCTGAAACTCGCAACCGCACTGCGCGACGGTTCGGCCGTGGACGGCGGGCCTACCCCCGACGATCTGAGCGGCGACCAGGCGTGCTTCCAGACGGGCGTGGTGTTCGACGACAAGCCGCTCTTCAAGAATTTCGGCGACGTCGAGACGCAGGCCGCGGCGTCGTACGCGCGGGGAGCGCGCGCCCGGGTCGTGTTCTGGGGCGGGCATCCCAAGAACAACCTGCAGATACAGGGGACCTACCTTACGGTGGAAAAGCAATCCGGTTCATCGTGGGTAACCGTTGCGCGCGACTGGGATCCCGAGACCACCTACCACTGGGCGCGCGACGGCGTGGCCAATTCCAAGATCGAGATCACCTGGGATACGACGGGGGCCGCGACGGGGACGTACCGCATCCGGCATTTCGGTCATTACAAGAACGGGTGGAACGGTAATATTTACGCATACACCGGCACCTCGCGCACCTTTACGGTGCAGTAA
- a CDS encoding enoyl-CoA hydratase/isomerase family protein, with translation MSPVEIRRDGKIAILTMDRPDRHNAFNEDMWMSLGKATDDLLAAMPRAIVITGAGARAFCAGFDVNPDNPQVAALVGAVQKHDPKPVEGLIRLIRTTVDRFTGLPVPVIAAVNGMAYGGGAELASRCDMRVADPAAVFCFSEVRLGLIPDWGGGVALARLIGTGRAADMILSARKVDAAEAHAMGLADRVSAPGKCLDEACALAHEIARNGPASVRAALAVIRASRELPMGKALDFESEQAIALIAGGECIHGITALLSKKEPEFPDVE, from the coding sequence ATGAGCCCGGTTGAGATAAGGCGGGACGGGAAAATCGCGATCCTCACCATGGATCGCCCCGATCGGCACAATGCTTTTAATGAAGACATGTGGATGAGCCTGGGAAAAGCCACGGACGACCTCCTGGCCGCGATGCCCCGGGCGATCGTGATCACCGGTGCCGGCGCGCGCGCGTTTTGCGCGGGTTTCGACGTAAATCCCGATAACCCCCAGGTCGCGGCGCTGGTGGGCGCCGTCCAGAAACACGACCCCAAGCCCGTGGAGGGGCTCATCCGGCTTATCCGCACCACGGTCGACCGCTTCACGGGGCTCCCGGTGCCGGTGATCGCCGCCGTGAACGGCATGGCCTACGGTGGCGGCGCCGAGCTCGCGTCGCGCTGCGACATGCGCGTGGCGGACCCCGCCGCGGTATTCTGCTTCTCCGAGGTGCGCCTGGGGCTCATCCCCGACTGGGGGGGCGGCGTTGCGCTCGCGCGGCTCATAGGGACGGGCAGGGCGGCCGACATGATCCTCTCGGCGCGCAAGGTGGACGCGGCTGAGGCGCACGCGATGGGGCTCGCGGACCGCGTGAGCGCCCCGGGGAAGTGCCTGGACGAGGCCTGTGCGCTGGCGCATGAAATCGCGCGCAACGGTCCCGCCTCCGTGCGCGCCGCGCTCGCGGTCATTCGCGCGAGCCGGGAGCTTCCCATGGGCAAGGCGCTCGATTTCGAATCCGAGCAGGCCATAGCCCTTATCGCGGGGGGCGAATGCATCCACGGGATCACGGCGCTTCTTTCGAAAAAGGAGCCCGAATTTCCGGATGTAGAATAA
- a CDS encoding nodulation protein NfeD encodes MGPGVTDTITRRGRYTGPRERRPSIMKPHRAFVAAALLALLLAPHPTSAERGVYALVTLEGSVNPIMADYIVDSIKKAPAQGAEFVVLRIDTPGGMLNSTREIIQAILSSEIPVIVFTAPRGAQAASAGGFIMLSAHVAAMAPGTEIGAMHPVSPLVDFDEKEGEDKEKGKGKGPDNVMGKKILNDTVAYGKSLAQLRRRNVAWTERAIRDAISSTYLEALNQNVIDLVADDMDDLLKKLDGRIVDMNGKAVMLSTQGARRLDLVMDWKQRMLNFLADPNVVYYLFLIAVVGIGIELKSPGLILPGVVGVVALFLFLMAVRILPVNAAGLILLATSIVLFILELKFASYGLLALAGIVAFVIGSMILFDSPLPGGQVPMTTVAAVLVFLLLFFFGAIRAVIKTHRGQVQTGREGIVGETGRAMSDFGGSGRVFVHGEIWNAHSEDDIRRDDAVEVRAIDGMVLEVKKRA; translated from the coding sequence ATGGGGCCCGGGGTGACGGATACTATCACCCGGCGGGGCCGATACACGGGTCCCCGGGAAAGGAGGCCATCGATCATGAAACCACACCGGGCGTTCGTCGCGGCCGCGCTGCTTGCGCTCCTGCTGGCGCCTCACCCCACCTCCGCCGAGCGGGGCGTATACGCGCTCGTGACGCTCGAGGGCTCGGTCAACCCGATCATGGCGGACTACATCGTCGATTCCATCAAGAAGGCGCCCGCGCAGGGCGCGGAGTTCGTGGTCTTACGCATCGACACGCCGGGGGGCATGCTCAATTCGACGCGCGAGATCATCCAGGCAATTCTTTCATCCGAGATTCCCGTAATCGTGTTCACCGCGCCGCGCGGTGCGCAGGCGGCGTCCGCGGGGGGCTTCATCATGCTTTCGGCGCACGTGGCCGCGATGGCGCCCGGCACCGAGATCGGGGCGATGCACCCGGTGAGCCCCCTGGTGGATTTCGACGAGAAGGAGGGTGAGGATAAGGAAAAGGGGAAGGGGAAGGGTCCCGATAACGTCATGGGCAAAAAGATACTGAACGACACCGTCGCCTATGGCAAGAGCCTCGCGCAGCTTCGCCGCCGCAACGTCGCCTGGACCGAGCGCGCCATCCGTGACGCGATTTCGAGCACCTACCTCGAGGCGCTCAACCAGAACGTGATCGATCTCGTCGCCGACGACATGGACGATCTGCTGAAAAAGCTCGACGGCCGAATAGTCGACATGAACGGGAAGGCCGTGATGCTCTCGACGCAGGGGGCGCGGCGCCTGGACCTCGTCATGGACTGGAAGCAGCGGATGCTCAATTTTCTCGCCGACCCGAATGTCGTCTACTACCTGTTCCTGATCGCCGTTGTCGGCATAGGGATCGAGTTGAAAAGCCCGGGGCTCATCCTGCCGGGGGTCGTGGGGGTCGTGGCCCTCTTCCTGTTCCTCATGGCGGTACGGATACTCCCCGTAAACGCCGCGGGACTGATCCTGCTGGCCACATCGATCGTGCTGTTCATCCTTGAATTGAAGTTCGCGAGCTACGGCCTGCTCGCCCTCGCGGGGATCGTCGCCTTCGTTATCGGCTCCATGATCCTCTTCGATTCCCCGCTCCCGGGGGGGCAGGTCCCCATGACCACCGTCGCGGCTGTGCTCGTCTTCCTGCTCCTGTTCTTCTTCGGGGCGATACGCGCCGTGATAAAGACGCACCGCGGGCAGGTGCAGACGGGCAGGGAGGGGATCGTGGGCGAGACCGGGCGTGCCATGAGCGATTTTGGCGGGAGCGGCAGGGTCTTCGTGCACGGCGAGATCTGGAACGCGCACTCCGAAGACGACATCCGCCGCGACGATGCGGTGGAGGTGCGCGCGATCGACGGCATGGTCCTCGAGGTGAAAAAGCGCGCGTAA